From one Lycium ferocissimum isolate CSIRO_LF1 chromosome 5, AGI_CSIRO_Lferr_CH_V1, whole genome shotgun sequence genomic stretch:
- the LOC132055670 gene encoding uncharacterized protein LOC132055670, whose amino-acid sequence MASSAITNIIPSSSLNALSFRNSTTHLTRTPNFYKPLLVKASISVDYSSSSKSPTSTKNNNWLWKYKDNSVNIYYEEHDKGSDESCKNILMIPTISDVSTVEEWRSVAKDIAGRSGKVNYRTTIVDWPGLGYSDRPKLDYNADVMEKFLVDFINAPDGPVNNSDKDLVVFGGGHAATIAVRAAKKGLVKPTAIASVAPTWAGPLPIVFGRDSSMETRYGFLRGTLRAPAVGWMMYNVLVSNEKSIQSQYKSHVYADPEKVTQDIIDSRYALTKRQGARYVPAAFLTGLLDPVKSREEFVQLFAELEGMIPCLVLGTAGSPKRSKAEMEALREAKGVSKYVEVPGALLPQEEYPEIVAEQLYRFLQEIYA is encoded by the exons ATGGCTTCCTCTGCTATTACCAACATTATACCATCATCTTCCTTGAATGCTCTTTCCTTCCGAAACAGCACAACACATCTTACTCGAACCCCAAATTTTTACAAACCCCTTTTAGTCAAAGCTTCTATTTCCGTCGATTATTCTTCCTCCTCTAAATCACCTACATCTACAAAG aATAATAACTGGTTATGGAAATACAAGGACAATTCTGTGAATATTTATTACGAGGAACACGACAAGGGAAGTGATGAGTCTTGTAAGAACATTTTGATGATTCCCACTATTTCAGATGTTAGTACTGTTGAGGAATGGAGATCAGTAGCTAAAGACATTGCTGGACGAAGTGGCAAAGTTAATTACAGAACTACCATTGTGGATTGGCCTGGTTTAGGGTACTCTGATAGACCCAAGCTTGATTATAATGCTGATGTCATGGAAAAGTTCTTGGTTGACTTCATTAATGCTCCTGATGGTCCGGTGAACAATTCGG ATAAGGACTTGGTAGTGTTTGGAGGAGGACATGCTGCAACAATAGCAGTTCGTGCTGCAAAGAAGGGCTTGGTGAAGCCAACAGCCATTGCTTCTGTTGCTCCTACCTGGGCTGGTCCACTTCCTATTGTTTTTGGAAGAGATTCCAGCATGGAAACAAG GTACGGTTTCCTTAGAGGGACCTTAAGGGCCCCTGCTGTTGGTTGGATGATGTATAATGTACTTGTCAGCAATGAGAAATCAATACAATCACAATATAAGTCCCATGTCTATGCAGACCCTGAAAAGGTAACTCAAGATATCATTGACAGCCGATACGCACTCACAAAGCGGCAAGGGGCTCGCTATGTGCCTGCTGCTTTCTTGACTGGTTTACTTGACCCGGTAAAGTCCAGGGAGGAATTTGTCCAACTCTTCGCAGAGTTGGAGGGTATGATACCGTGTCTGGTTCTGGGAACAGCAGGTTCTCCGAAGAGGTCAAAAGCAGAGATGGAAGCACTTAGGGAGGCCAAAGGGGTGAGCAAGTATGTTGAAGTCCCAGGTGCTCTCCTTCCACAGGAAGAGTATCCTGAAATAGTTGCAGAACAGCTTTACAGATTTCTGCAAGAGATATATGCTTAA
- the LOC132055668 gene encoding glutathione S-transferase U9-like yields MGEENKVTLHGMWLSPYVKRVELALKVKGIPFEYIEEDLSNKSPLLLKYNPIHKKVPVLVHNEEPVNESLVILEYIDETWKNGPRLLPEDPYERSKVRFWAAYIQQVMECMLKIFTAEDQEKACEEFYEKLDVLEDGMKKMFPWGSPKIEVGNIGLLDILILVAFGACKAQEEVFGVKFLDPQKAPLIHSWVNTLLELAVLKETVPPRDKVVSFLRAFKERSASAQAQ; encoded by the exons ATGGGAGAAGAAAACAAAGTAACTCTACATGGAATGTGGCTTAGCCCTTATGTGAAGAGAGTAGAACTGGCTCTCAAAGTCAAAGGTATACCTTTTGAGTATATAGAAGAAGATCTGAGCAACAAAAGTCCATTGCTACTCAAATACAACCCTATTCACAAGAAAGTCCCCGTTCTTGTTCACAATGAGGAACCAGTAAACGAGTCCCTTGTCATTCTTGAATACATCGACGAAACATGGAAGAATGGACCTCGACTCTTGCCAGAAGATCCTTATGAAAGATCCAAAGTCCGATTCTGGGCTGCTTATATTCAACAG GTGATGGAGTGCATGCTCAAGATATTCACAGCGGAAGACCAAGAAAAAGCCTGTGAGGAATTTTATGAGAAACTAGACGTGCTTgaggatggaatgaagaaaatgTTTCCATGGGGCAGTCCTAAGATTGAAGTGGGGAACATAGGGCTCCTAGACATCTTAATCCTCGTAGCATTTGGCGCATGTAAAGCACAAGAGGAAGTGTTTGGAGTGAAATTTTTGGATCCACAGAAGGCTCCCCTGATACACTCATGGGTTAACACTCTACTTGAACTGGCTGTCCTTAAAGAAACTGTTCCCCCTCGTGACAAGGTGGTATCGTTTCTTCGAGCTTTCAAAGAAAGAAGCGCTAGTGCTCAGGCTCAGTGA
- the LOC132055667 gene encoding uncharacterized protein LOC132055667 isoform X2, protein MAPRGRSKKRLSRMDAAVDAMAPLGFDERLVKKTVNKLLKLYGGDESWKFIAEYGYNVLLEALLSDQDEQQPQTHMGISSLDEGPEDPALDSTIGPSGTIVDSTCNEQSAIGPPSGALVISTCNEAGNTVGETACSEPVNAVGEPTHEELCSNKQDIGSSEVFCPPPAEGGRNRWKDIGEDRPSIEKGVAKAACSDGGNSVNPGSKSHVFATPPTSSPCPVSHLKMCSGSRVLQVGSNSHVLAPPPTSSSCPASNLKMSSGSQVQSRRNSHVSTLPATSSCTVKNLPPPADDCPTTLPSSKPVSIQPPRRRFPCYGWIEDDEEDAEDFIQLQPMKPTTPLQSQNSSGGTRKHMKRKSRWDITPYDL, encoded by the exons ATGGCTCCTAGAGGAAGATCGAAAAAG AGATTAAGTAGAATGGATGCAGCAGTTGATGCCATGGCACCTCTCGGCTTTGATGAACGCCTCGTTAAGAAAACTGTCAATAAACTTCTCAAG TTATATGGAGGAGATGAATCGTGGAAGTTTATAGCGGAATACGGTTACAATGTGCTCCTTGAAGCTCTTCTTTCCGATCAAGACGAACAGCAACCCCAAACACATATG GGCATCTCCTCACTAGATGAAGGACCAGAAGACCCTGCTCTAGATAGCACCATTGGTCCTTCAGGCACTATTGTTGATTCCACATGCAATGAACAAAGCGCCATTGGTCCTCCCTCAGGTGCTCTTGTTATTTCTACATGCAATGAAGCTGGCAATACTGTAGGAGAAACAGCATGCTCTGAGCCTGTGAATGCAGTAGGAGAGCCAACACATGAAGAGCTTTGCAGCAACAAACAAGACATTGGCAGTAGCG AAGTATTTTGTCCCCCGCCAGCTGAAGGAGGTAGAAATAGGTGGAAAGACATAGGGGAGGACCGACCATCTATCGAGAAGGGGGTGGCTAAGGCTGCTTGTAGTGATGGAGGAAATTCTGTGAATCCCGGGAGTAAGTCTCATGTTTTTGCTACACCTCCGACTTCTTCCCCATGCCCAGTTAGTCATCTCAAAATGTGTTCTGGGAGTCGAGTGCTGCAAGTGGGAAGCAACTCTCATGTTTTAGCTCCACCTCCAACTTCTTCCTCATGCCCAGCTAGTAATCTCAAAATGTCTTCTGGGAGCCAAGTGCAATCACGGAGAAACTCTCATGTTTCAACTCTACCCGCAACTTCCTCATGCACAGTTAAGAATCTCCCTCCCCCTGCTGATGATTGCCCAACAACTCTTCCTTCCTCAAAGCCAGTTAGCATTCAACCGCCAAGAAGGCGCTTTCCTTGTTATGGCTGgattgaagatgatgaagaggaTGCTGAAGACTTCATACAACTGCAACCAATGAAACCAACTACACCACTGCAGTCACAAAATTCAAGTGGGGGGACCAGAAAGCACATGAAACGCAAATCAAGGTGGGATATTACACCCTATGATCTCTAG
- the LOC132055667 gene encoding uncharacterized protein LOC132055667 isoform X1: MAPRGRSKKRLSRMDAAVDAMAPLGFDERLVKKTVNKLLKLYGGDESWKFIAEYGYNVLLEALLSDQDEQQPQTHMQGISSLDEGPEDPALDSTIGPSGTIVDSTCNEQSAIGPPSGALVISTCNEAGNTVGETACSEPVNAVGEPTHEELCSNKQDIGSSEVFCPPPAEGGRNRWKDIGEDRPSIEKGVAKAACSDGGNSVNPGSKSHVFATPPTSSPCPVSHLKMCSGSRVLQVGSNSHVLAPPPTSSSCPASNLKMSSGSQVQSRRNSHVSTLPATSSCTVKNLPPPADDCPTTLPSSKPVSIQPPRRRFPCYGWIEDDEEDAEDFIQLQPMKPTTPLQSQNSSGGTRKHMKRKSRWDITPYDL, encoded by the exons ATGGCTCCTAGAGGAAGATCGAAAAAG AGATTAAGTAGAATGGATGCAGCAGTTGATGCCATGGCACCTCTCGGCTTTGATGAACGCCTCGTTAAGAAAACTGTCAATAAACTTCTCAAG TTATATGGAGGAGATGAATCGTGGAAGTTTATAGCGGAATACGGTTACAATGTGCTCCTTGAAGCTCTTCTTTCCGATCAAGACGAACAGCAACCCCAAACACATATG CAGGGCATCTCCTCACTAGATGAAGGACCAGAAGACCCTGCTCTAGATAGCACCATTGGTCCTTCAGGCACTATTGTTGATTCCACATGCAATGAACAAAGCGCCATTGGTCCTCCCTCAGGTGCTCTTGTTATTTCTACATGCAATGAAGCTGGCAATACTGTAGGAGAAACAGCATGCTCTGAGCCTGTGAATGCAGTAGGAGAGCCAACACATGAAGAGCTTTGCAGCAACAAACAAGACATTGGCAGTAGCG AAGTATTTTGTCCCCCGCCAGCTGAAGGAGGTAGAAATAGGTGGAAAGACATAGGGGAGGACCGACCATCTATCGAGAAGGGGGTGGCTAAGGCTGCTTGTAGTGATGGAGGAAATTCTGTGAATCCCGGGAGTAAGTCTCATGTTTTTGCTACACCTCCGACTTCTTCCCCATGCCCAGTTAGTCATCTCAAAATGTGTTCTGGGAGTCGAGTGCTGCAAGTGGGAAGCAACTCTCATGTTTTAGCTCCACCTCCAACTTCTTCCTCATGCCCAGCTAGTAATCTCAAAATGTCTTCTGGGAGCCAAGTGCAATCACGGAGAAACTCTCATGTTTCAACTCTACCCGCAACTTCCTCATGCACAGTTAAGAATCTCCCTCCCCCTGCTGATGATTGCCCAACAACTCTTCCTTCCTCAAAGCCAGTTAGCATTCAACCGCCAAGAAGGCGCTTTCCTTGTTATGGCTGgattgaagatgatgaagaggaTGCTGAAGACTTCATACAACTGCAACCAATGAAACCAACTACACCACTGCAGTCACAAAATTCAAGTGGGGGGACCAGAAAGCACATGAAACGCAAATCAAGGTGGGATATTACACCCTATGATCTCTAG